From a single bacterium genomic region:
- a CDS encoding TlyA family RNA methyltransferase, translating into MSKAKRRLDVALVEDGLAPSREKAQALILAGRALVDGVRRDKAGFSVPEGARVELAPGERLFASRGGLKLDGALDRLGLDPTGLRCLDVGASTGGFTDVLLRRGAVHVTAVDVGKGLIDPRLAADPRVFVVEELNARDMRPEDVRPPYDLATIDVSFISLVHIVPRVVPLAPNGRVLAMVKPQFEVGRREASRGEGVIRDPALRAAAVEKIARAFVDLGWGIEDAAASPVAGPKGNREVFLLAAPGPRLEESEWRVRIVAEVGRDGD; encoded by the coding sequence GTGAGCAAGGCCAAGCGCCGGCTCGACGTCGCGCTGGTCGAGGACGGGCTCGCCCCGTCGCGCGAGAAGGCGCAGGCGTTGATCCTCGCCGGCCGCGCGCTCGTGGACGGCGTCCGCCGCGACAAGGCCGGCTTCTCGGTGCCCGAGGGGGCGCGCGTCGAGCTCGCGCCGGGGGAACGGCTCTTCGCCTCCCGCGGCGGGCTGAAGCTCGACGGCGCGCTCGACCGCCTCGGCCTGGATCCCACGGGCCTGCGCTGCCTCGACGTCGGCGCCTCGACCGGCGGCTTCACCGACGTTCTCCTGCGCCGCGGCGCCGTCCACGTCACCGCGGTGGACGTCGGCAAGGGCTTGATCGACCCGCGGCTGGCCGCCGATCCGCGCGTCTTCGTCGTCGAGGAGCTGAACGCCCGCGACATGCGCCCCGAGGACGTGCGGCCGCCGTACGACCTGGCGACGATCGACGTCTCGTTCATCTCGCTGGTCCACATCGTGCCGCGCGTCGTCCCCCTCGCCCCGAACGGCCGCGTCCTGGCGATGGTCAAGCCGCAGTTCGAGGTCGGCCGGCGCGAGGCCTCGCGCGGCGAGGGGGTGATCCGCGACCCGGCGCTCCGCGCCGCCGCGGTGGAGAAGATCGCCCGCGCCTTCGTCGATCTCGGCTGGGGAATCGAGGACGCCGCCGCCTCCCCCGTCGCCGGGCCGAAGGGGAACCGCGAGGTCTTCCTGCTCGCGGCGCCCGGCCCGCGCCTTGAAGAATCGGAATGGCGCGTCAGAATCGTCGCGGAGGTCGGGCGAGATGGGGACTAG
- a CDS encoding polyprenyl synthetase family protein, whose amino-acid sequence MKPEVAELDAWRTRFEAALSAALPPAGGPLSPLPEAMRHAALAGGKRLRPLLVLASCEAAGGAWDDAISAALALEMVHTYSLVHDDLPAMDDDDLRRGRPTVHVAFNEATAILAGDALLTLAFETLTRAEIPAERVVAEVRCLAGAAGALGMVGGQQLDLSAEGKPATEQLVTDIDRLKTGALLSAAFELGALAAGAPPSFVATLRRIGDDVGLAFQIQDDLLDETATAEQLGKTPGKDKEEGKATWPAAVGAAEARRRADALLSRSLAALAALGPAAARLTALVERTAGRAS is encoded by the coding sequence GTGAAGCCGGAAGTCGCCGAACTCGACGCCTGGCGGACGCGCTTCGAGGCCGCCCTGTCCGCGGCCCTTCCGCCCGCCGGAGGCCCGCTCTCCCCGCTCCCCGAGGCGATGCGCCACGCCGCGCTGGCCGGCGGCAAGCGGCTGCGGCCGCTGCTCGTCCTTGCCTCCTGCGAGGCGGCCGGCGGGGCGTGGGACGACGCGATCTCCGCGGCGCTCGCGCTGGAGATGGTCCACACCTACAGCCTCGTCCACGACGACCTGCCGGCGATGGACGACGACGACCTGCGCCGCGGCCGTCCCACCGTGCACGTCGCGTTCAACGAGGCGACGGCGATCCTCGCCGGCGACGCGCTGCTGACGCTGGCCTTCGAGACGCTGACCCGCGCCGAGATTCCCGCCGAACGGGTCGTCGCCGAGGTGCGCTGCCTCGCCGGCGCGGCCGGCGCGCTCGGGATGGTCGGCGGGCAGCAGCTCGACCTCTCCGCCGAGGGGAAGCCGGCGACCGAGCAGTTGGTGACCGACATCGACCGGCTGAAGACCGGCGCGCTCCTCTCCGCCGCCTTCGAGCTCGGCGCCCTCGCCGCCGGCGCCCCGCCGTCGTTCGTCGCGACGCTGCGGCGGATCGGCGACGACGTCGGCCTCGCCTTCCAAATCCAGGACGACCTGCTCGACGAGACGGCGACCGCGGAACAGCTCGGCAAGACGCCGGGCAAGGACAAGGAAGAGGGCAAGGCGACCTGGCCGGCCGCGGTCGGCGCCGCCGAGGCCCGCCGCCGCGCCGACGCGCTCCTCTCGCGCTCCCTCGCCGCCCTCGCCGCGCTCGGCCCGGCCGCGGCGCGCCTGACCGCGCTCGTCGAACGGACCGCCGGACGCGCGTCGTGA
- the xseB gene encoding exodeoxyribonuclease VII small subunit encodes MSEPKEKTPPEPTLEEALARLEEIARVLEQGDLPLEKSLALFEEGVALSRRLEARLSEAETKVEVLLRGEAGEDKVVPFDDRRETP; translated from the coding sequence ATGAGCGAACCGAAAGAGAAGACGCCCCCCGAGCCGACGCTCGAAGAGGCGCTGGCGCGCCTCGAAGAGATCGCGCGCGTTCTCGAGCAGGGGGACCTGCCGCTCGAGAAGAGCCTCGCCCTGTTCGAGGAAGGGGTCGCCCTCTCGCGCCGCCTCGAAGCCCGGCTGTCCGAGGCGGAGACGAAGGTCGAGGTCCTCCTGCGCGGCGAAGCGGGCGAGGACAAGGTCGTCCCGTTCGACGACCGGCGGGAGACGCCGTGA